The DNA window AGGTCAACTACATCCTGATCTTTGTCGTGCTGATCATCCTGACGGTCGTCACCGTCGCCGTCGCGTTCAAGCGATTCCACGACGAGTGGATCAACCTCGGCATCGCGCTGCTGGTGGCGTCGGTCAAGGCGTTGCTGGTCGCCCGGTACTTCATGCACCTGAAGTTCGAAGGAAAACTCATCAAGCTGACGTTGATCTTCCCGATCCTGCTTTGCGTGATCATGATCGCGGCGTTGATTCCCGACATCGTCGCCGAGAAGACCGGAAAGACCGCCGTGGAAGACTACAACAAGCCAGTGCCCACAAACGCCGCCCCCGCCGCCGCGCATTGATCAGACCCCATTGAACGCCGTCGATATCCAGCACCTGACGCACAACTACGGCCAGCGCGTCGCGCTGGCCGATCTTTCTTTGCAGATTGCGCCGGGTGAGGTGTTCGGCTTGCTCGGCCCCAACGGCAGCGGCAAGACGACGCTTTTTCGCGTCCTTTCGACCATTATTCTGCCACCGGTCGGAGCGGTGAAGGTGTTCGGTCGCGATGTTGCCACCGACCAGGCCGCCGTCCGATCGCTCATCGGCGTTGTGTTCCAGTCACCGAGCCTCGACAAGCAACTCACCGCCCGCGAAAACCTGACCCACCACGGACACCTGTACGGCCTGCGAGGCCGGGATCTCGCGCAGCGGGTGGAAGAAACCCTGGCCGCTTTCAAACTCGCCGATCGGGGACGTGAGCGCATCTCAACCTTCAGTGGCGGCATGCGCCGGCGGGTCGAGGTGGCGATGGGATTGCTGCACCGCCCCCGGCTCCTGCTGATGGACGAGCCCAGCACCGGGCTCGATCCGGCCGCACGAATCGACCTCTGGTCGATCATCGCCGACCTGCGCCGGCAAGGCGTTTCGGTGATCGTCACAACACACCTGATGGAGGAAGCCGATCTATGCGACCGGCTGGCAATCCTCGAACAAGGCAAACTTCTTGCCTGCGATACGCCTGCTGCACTGAAGTCGTCTGTCGGCGGCGACGTGGTCGCCATGACCTCGCGCGAGCCCGAGCGTCTTCAGCAGACGCTGGCGGAACGACTCGGGCTTCGCAGTCAGACAATCGACC is part of the Humisphaera borealis genome and encodes:
- a CDS encoding ABC transporter ATP-binding protein, producing MNAVDIQHLTHNYGQRVALADLSLQIAPGEVFGLLGPNGSGKTTLFRVLSTIILPPVGAVKVFGRDVATDQAAVRSLIGVVFQSPSLDKQLTARENLTHHGHLYGLRGRDLAQRVEETLAAFKLADRGRERISTFSGGMRRRVEVAMGLLHRPRLLLMDEPSTGLDPAARIDLWSIIADLRRQGVSVIVTTHLMEEADLCDRLAILEQGKLLACDTPAALKSSVGGDVVAMTSREPERLQQTLAERLGLRSQTIDRTVRLEMPDAHLAVPKIIEAAPGLVESIAVGKPTLQDVFIRLTGRSLAD
- a CDS encoding cytochrome C oxidase subunit IV family protein — encoded protein: MASNAAVSRLGEGDAEGGAPRGHTEAAPHHKVNYILIFVVLIILTVVTVAVAFKRFHDEWINLGIALLVASVKALLVARYFMHLKFEGKLIKLTLIFPILLCVIMIAALIPDIVAEKTGKTAVEDYNKPVPTNAAPAAAH